A single genomic interval of Schistocerca americana isolate TAMUIC-IGC-003095 chromosome 2, iqSchAmer2.1, whole genome shotgun sequence harbors:
- the LOC124594573 gene encoding proline-rich protein HaeIII subfamily 1-like, whose product MRATVAVLLLSLVVSACRSQGTPPGPPGPTEGPQSTGPPGPPTGGPDPTGQPTGAPGTPTGGPEPTGPPGTPTGGAEPIGQPTGGPQPTGGPQPTGGPQPTEGPQPTGSPGPPGPPSMVLCGF is encoded by the coding sequence GTGTCAGCATGCCGCAGTCAAGGGACTCCACCTGGCCCTCCTGGACCAACTGAGGGGCCACAATCAACTGGACCACCTGGACCACCAACTGGAGGTCCTGACCCGACAGGCCAACCAACTGGAGCACCAGGCACACCAactggaggtcctgaaccaactggACCACCTGGCACACCAACTGGGGGTGCTGAACCAATAGGTCAACCCACTGGAGGTCCTCAACCAACTGGAGGGCCCCAACCAACTGGTGGACCACAGCCTACTGAAGGCCCACAGCCTACTGGCTCACCAGGGCCACCAGGACCGCCGTCTATGGTACTTTGTGGTTTCTGA